Proteins from a single region of Primulina tabacum isolate GXHZ01 chromosome 5, ASM2559414v2, whole genome shotgun sequence:
- the LOC142546104 gene encoding ATP-dependent 6-phosphofructokinase 7-like isoform X1, which translates to MGLECNSMPKIVTGEYGYILEDVPHLTDYIPNLPVHSNPLQDNPAYSAVRQYFIHIDDSVPQKVVVHKDTPRGVHFRRAGPREKVYFESEDVHACIVTCGGLCPGLNTVIREIVCGLHHMYGVNRVIGINGGYRGFYSKNTISLTPNSVNDIHKRGGTILGTSRGGHDTKKIVDSIEDRGINQVYIIGGDGTQKGAAVIFEEIKRRGLKVAVAGIPKTIDNDIPVIDKSFGFDSAVEEAERAINAAHVEATSIENGIGFVKLMGRYCGFIAMYATLASRDVDCCLIPESPFFLEGAGGLFEYIEKRLKEQGHMVIVMAEGAGQELLSEEFRTANQHDASGNKLLDDVGLWISRRIKDHFSKKRKMAINLKYIDPTYMIRAIPSNASDNVYCTLLAQSAVHGAMAGFTGFTVGLVNGRQTYIPFYRINELRNKVIITDRMWARLLSSTNQPSFLSRKQATEVDKKEHPDTQLLDDSFADGEEVTKDIKC; encoded by the exons ATGGGATTGGAGTGTAATTCGATGCCTAAAATCGTGACTGGGGAGTATGGTTACATTTTGGAGGACGTGCCACACTTGACTGATTATATTCCTAACCTTCCT GTTCATTCGAATCCTTTGCAAGATAATCCTGCATATTCAGCTGTCAG GCAATATTTTATCCATATTGATGATTCCGTACCACAAAAG GTTGTTGTTCACAAGGATACTCCGAGAGGAGTTCATTTTAGACGAGCCGGTCCTCGCGAAAAA GTTTATTTCGAGTCTGAAGATGTTCATGCTTGTATTGTCACGTGTGGAGGTTTATGCCCTGGTCTAAACACAGTTATTCGGGAAATAGTATGTGGTTTACATCATATGTATGGGGTAAATCGAGTTATAGGAATAAAT GGAGGATACCGAGGTTTTTACTCGAAAAACACCATCTCTCTAACGCCCAACTCTGTCAACGACATTCATAAACGTGGGGGAACTATCTTGGGTACGTCTCGTGGCGGTCATGACACCAAAAAGATCGTTGATAGCATTGAGGACCGCGGAATCAACCAG GTCTACATAATAGGAGGTGATGGAACACAGAAAGGCGCTGCAGTAATTTTCGAG GAAATCAAAAGACGTGGTTTAAAAGTTGCAGTGGCGGGTATTCCCAAAACCATAGATAACGACATTCCG GTGATAGACAAATCATTCGGTTTTGATTCTGCTGTCGAGGAAGCCGAGCGTGCTATTAATGCTGCACATGTTGAAGCTACAAGTATTGAGAATGGCATCGGTTTTGTGAAGTTAATGGGAAGATATTGTG GATTTATCGCTATGTATGCAACCCTTGCGAGTCGAGATGTGGATTGCTGCCTTATTCCGGAATCACCCTTTTTTCTTGAAGGCGCTGGTGGACTTTTCGAATACATAGAGAAACGGCTGAAAGAACAAGGGCATATGGTGATTGTCATGGCCGAAGGGGCTGGACAGGAGCTACTCTCTGAGGAATTTCGAACTGCGAATCAACATGATGCTTCTGGTAATAAGCTCCTGGATGACGTTGGACTATGGATATCTCGACGGATTAAG GATCATTTTTCGAAGAAAAGAAAGATGGCAATTAATCTAAAATATATAG ATCCCACATACATGATTCGGGCTATTCCTAGTAATGCATCCGACAACGTGTACTGCACGCTTCTTGCTCAAAGTGCTGTTCATGGAGCCATGGCCGGATTTACTGGTTTCACAGTAGGGCTTGTAAATGGAAGACAAACTTATATACCCTTCTAT AGAATTAATGAGTTGCGGAACAAGGTCATAATCACTGATCGAATGTGGGCGAGGCTGCTGTCTTCCACGAATCAGCCAAGTTTCTTGTCTCGAAAACAGGCCACTGAAGTTGACAAGAAGGAACACCCGGATACGCAATTATTAGACGACAGTTTCGCGGATGGCGAAGAAGTCACTAAAGATATCAAATGCTAG
- the LOC142546104 gene encoding ATP-dependent 6-phosphofructokinase 7-like isoform X2, protein MVHSNPLQDNPAYSAVRQYFIHIDDSVPQKVVVHKDTPRGVHFRRAGPREKVYFESEDVHACIVTCGGLCPGLNTVIREIVCGLHHMYGVNRVIGINGGYRGFYSKNTISLTPNSVNDIHKRGGTILGTSRGGHDTKKIVDSIEDRGINQVYIIGGDGTQKGAAVIFEEIKRRGLKVAVAGIPKTIDNDIPVIDKSFGFDSAVEEAERAINAAHVEATSIENGIGFVKLMGRYCGFIAMYATLASRDVDCCLIPESPFFLEGAGGLFEYIEKRLKEQGHMVIVMAEGAGQELLSEEFRTANQHDASGNKLLDDVGLWISRRIKDHFSKKRKMAINLKYIDPTYMIRAIPSNASDNVYCTLLAQSAVHGAMAGFTGFTVGLVNGRQTYIPFYRINELRNKVIITDRMWARLLSSTNQPSFLSRKQATEVDKKEHPDTQLLDDSFADGEEVTKDIKC, encoded by the exons ATG GTTCATTCGAATCCTTTGCAAGATAATCCTGCATATTCAGCTGTCAG GCAATATTTTATCCATATTGATGATTCCGTACCACAAAAG GTTGTTGTTCACAAGGATACTCCGAGAGGAGTTCATTTTAGACGAGCCGGTCCTCGCGAAAAA GTTTATTTCGAGTCTGAAGATGTTCATGCTTGTATTGTCACGTGTGGAGGTTTATGCCCTGGTCTAAACACAGTTATTCGGGAAATAGTATGTGGTTTACATCATATGTATGGGGTAAATCGAGTTATAGGAATAAAT GGAGGATACCGAGGTTTTTACTCGAAAAACACCATCTCTCTAACGCCCAACTCTGTCAACGACATTCATAAACGTGGGGGAACTATCTTGGGTACGTCTCGTGGCGGTCATGACACCAAAAAGATCGTTGATAGCATTGAGGACCGCGGAATCAACCAG GTCTACATAATAGGAGGTGATGGAACACAGAAAGGCGCTGCAGTAATTTTCGAG GAAATCAAAAGACGTGGTTTAAAAGTTGCAGTGGCGGGTATTCCCAAAACCATAGATAACGACATTCCG GTGATAGACAAATCATTCGGTTTTGATTCTGCTGTCGAGGAAGCCGAGCGTGCTATTAATGCTGCACATGTTGAAGCTACAAGTATTGAGAATGGCATCGGTTTTGTGAAGTTAATGGGAAGATATTGTG GATTTATCGCTATGTATGCAACCCTTGCGAGTCGAGATGTGGATTGCTGCCTTATTCCGGAATCACCCTTTTTTCTTGAAGGCGCTGGTGGACTTTTCGAATACATAGAGAAACGGCTGAAAGAACAAGGGCATATGGTGATTGTCATGGCCGAAGGGGCTGGACAGGAGCTACTCTCTGAGGAATTTCGAACTGCGAATCAACATGATGCTTCTGGTAATAAGCTCCTGGATGACGTTGGACTATGGATATCTCGACGGATTAAG GATCATTTTTCGAAGAAAAGAAAGATGGCAATTAATCTAAAATATATAG ATCCCACATACATGATTCGGGCTATTCCTAGTAATGCATCCGACAACGTGTACTGCACGCTTCTTGCTCAAAGTGCTGTTCATGGAGCCATGGCCGGATTTACTGGTTTCACAGTAGGGCTTGTAAATGGAAGACAAACTTATATACCCTTCTAT AGAATTAATGAGTTGCGGAACAAGGTCATAATCACTGATCGAATGTGGGCGAGGCTGCTGTCTTCCACGAATCAGCCAAGTTTCTTGTCTCGAAAACAGGCCACTGAAGTTGACAAGAAGGAACACCCGGATACGCAATTATTAGACGACAGTTTCGCGGATGGCGAAGAAGTCACTAAAGATATCAAATGCTAG